Below is a genomic region from Fischerella sp. PCC 9605.
TGGAATTGGGGCTGGACGCTGTATCCCAGCAAAGTAGCCCAAAGAACGATTGGGCGATCGCTCGATCCCACACCTGGATTGCAAGGGCGAGATATGCTTAAAGAAGTTGTCAGCGTGGGACATCAACAAGGCTTAACAGTCATTCCCTGGTTTGAATTTGGCTTTATGGCTCCCGCTGACTCCCAACTGGCAAAACGTCGCCCGCAATGGCTGACTAGTCGCCGCGACGGTAGCAAAATTTGGAAAGAAGGCATTCATGATAGAGTTTGGTTAAATCCCTTTCGCCCAGAGGTGCAAAAATTCATCCAAGATTTAATCGTAGAAATAGTCAGAAACTACGACATCGATGGCATTCAATTTGACGATCATTTCGGTTTACCATCGGAATTAGGATACGATGCCTATACAGTTGCGCTGTACAAAAAAGAACACAGAGGCAAAGCTCCTCCTGCCAACTCTAAAGATCCAGAATGGGTGCAGTGGAGAGCAAATAAAATTACCGACTATATGAAGCGGGTATTCAAAGCTATTAAAGCGACGAAAAAGAACTGCATCGTCTCCGTAGCACCCAATCCCCAACGCTTTTCCTACGAATTCTTTCTAGCAGACTGGCAAAAATGGGAGAGAATGGGACTTGTTGAAGACTTAGTTGTGCAAGTATATCGGGACGATCCCAACGTCTTTAAGAACGAATTAGAGCGTCCAGAAGTACAAGCCGCCCAAAGTCACATACCTGTGAGTATTGGCATTATGACGGGGTTAAAACGCAAACACGTACCCATGACTCAGATTGCCCAACAAGTGCAACAAGTGCGCAATCGCAAGTTTGCTGGAGTTTCTTTCTTTTTCTATGAAAGTTTGTGGAATATGACCAAAGAACCCCCACAACAACGCCAGATTGGTTTTAAGAACCTCTTTCCCACAACAACTGCTTATCCAAATCTGTTGGCGGGGTGGAAGCCCTAATTTAGTTAGTGGATAGTCGATAGTGGTTAGTGGTTAGTGGATAGTCGATAGTGGTAAACAACTAACTACTAACTACCAACTACCAACTACCAACTACTAACTACTAACTACTAACTACTAACTACTAACCACTACCCAATTCCCAAACGTCCAGCTAAACCAGGAGTTAAGGGTAGGAGAGTGGCAACCATTAAAAATAAAGCCAGAAGTCCCAAAGCAGCGCGTGCATCGTCTGGTTCGCTGATTTCATTCAAGCTGGGGCGTTCTAAGTCACGTTGCAAAAACAGAATGACAATCGCCCAGTACATTGCTAAAGGATTGGCAAGAGCCACTAACCCCAGCAAAATCAGGGTTGCAAAAGTCGTCCGCCCGGCGGTTTTACGTCCATAAATCGCTTGGACAATCCGACCACCATCGAGTTGTCCTGCGGGCATCAAGTTCAAAGCTGTGATTACTAACCCCAACCAACCAATCACTACCAATGGATGCACGTCTACTAAAGGCGATTGCAAAGCTGAACCAAGGACAACGCGCGCCAAACTACCCACCAATATTGAGCCTTGGAAAAACTGATTGGGTAACTGAAACATGCTGCCTTGGTGAGAAAGCAGTAACCCAGTTACCAACATTAACAAAGATACAATCCCCCCAGCCGCTGGCCCTGCCAAAGCTATATCAAATAATACCTTGCGGTTGGGCAATAAAGATTCAAAACGGGTAATGGCGCCAAAAGAGCCAATTTGTACTGCTGGGAGAAAGTAAGGCCAGCTGAGGCGGACTTGGTGACGACGGGCAAGTAACCAGTGACCGATTTCGTGAGCCAGTAAAATCACCAAGATCCCAGCACCGATGGGCAAAGTTTCTCCGATCCGCCCGACATTGGCAAACAAATCAAAATTTTGCAGTATACCCGCAGCTTCCAGACTCGTAGCTATAGTCGCCACCAGCAGAATACCCGCAAACACTTTTTGGGATAATGTCATCGGACGCGGGTCGTTGCGGCTGGGAAGGACAATTACCACAGGTTTGTTATCGGTATTTTCCACTAAATATAGGCGATATTTATCGCCTAGATTTTCCTGCAAGTTCGCAGTTAGGCGGTTGTGTACTACCTCTGCATCTCCCCGCAAATTACCTTTAAATATGGCTCCTTCCTGGTAAGGAATCGTTTCTGTAGCAAAAAACGTATCAATACCGAAAATACTTTTAATAGCATTCAAATCCTGTTCAGGAATCGGCACAGTCTCCAGTTTAAGCTGTGCAGGTTCTGCTGGCTGTGTTCCCTCTTTTGTAGAAGTGGCTTCTTGTTCGGCTAGCTTTTCCGTTGCCCGCTGTCTAAGAATCACATCTTGCCCAGCTGCTCGCAATTGTCTGCCCAAATAAATATACACTCCTGCCGAAACAACCAACAAAAAGAGGATGCCCACAATATTGATGTAAATCCCGGCTGCAAATAAGCCAAAAAACAGCAGCCAAGGAGCCATCAACACTACTGACTGTAACCAGGCAAAGATTCCCAGCTTTCCATAAGGTCTGGCACGATAAAAGCCCCAGCCCAAAATTCCGAAGGCGACCAAAAGAACTGTCGCAATGAGAGGAGTTTCTGATGCAGTAAACATTTCCAAACCCTTCGCTTTGTAAAATCAAGCCTGAATTA
It encodes:
- a CDS encoding family 10 glycosylhydrolase; amino-acid sequence: MKKFVKMSKRLFLWNARQSSNRNLTLFTVLAILSVVATVMLSFPLQAQNLPLPPRPQISELRGVWLTNIDSNVLFESDRLKSALQNLKQLNFNVVYPAVWNWGWTLYPSKVAQRTIGRSLDPTPGLQGRDMLKEVVSVGHQQGLTVIPWFEFGFMAPADSQLAKRRPQWLTSRRDGSKIWKEGIHDRVWLNPFRPEVQKFIQDLIVEIVRNYDIDGIQFDDHFGLPSELGYDAYTVALYKKEHRGKAPPANSKDPEWVQWRANKITDYMKRVFKAIKATKKNCIVSVAPNPQRFSYEFFLADWQKWERMGLVEDLVVQVYRDDPNVFKNELERPEVQAAQSHIPVSIGIMTGLKRKHVPMTQIAQQVQQVRNRKFAGVSFFFYESLWNMTKEPPQQRQIGFKNLFPTTTAYPNLLAGWKP
- a CDS encoding site-2 protease family protein translates to MFTASETPLIATVLLVAFGILGWGFYRARPYGKLGIFAWLQSVVLMAPWLLFFGLFAAGIYINIVGILFLLVVSAGVYIYLGRQLRAAGQDVILRQRATEKLAEQEATSTKEGTQPAEPAQLKLETVPIPEQDLNAIKSIFGIDTFFATETIPYQEGAIFKGNLRGDAEVVHNRLTANLQENLGDKYRLYLVENTDNKPVVIVLPSRNDPRPMTLSQKVFAGILLVATIATSLEAAGILQNFDLFANVGRIGETLPIGAGILVILLAHEIGHWLLARRHQVRLSWPYFLPAVQIGSFGAITRFESLLPNRKVLFDIALAGPAAGGIVSLLMLVTGLLLSHQGSMFQLPNQFFQGSILVGSLARVVLGSALQSPLVDVHPLVVIGWLGLVITALNLMPAGQLDGGRIVQAIYGRKTAGRTTFATLILLGLVALANPLAMYWAIVILFLQRDLERPSLNEISEPDDARAALGLLALFLMVATLLPLTPGLAGRLGIG